From Drosophila virilis strain 15010-1051.87 chromosome X, Dvir_AGI_RSII-ME, whole genome shotgun sequence, the proteins below share one genomic window:
- the Rab10 gene encoding ras-related protein Rab-10: MAKKTYDLLFKLLLIGDSGVGKTCILFRFSDDAFTSTFISTIGIDFKIKTVELRGKKIKLQIWDTAGQERFHTITTSYYRGAMGIMLVYDITNEKSFENIVKWLRNIDEHANEDVEKMILGNKCDMGDKRVVSKERGEAIAREHGIRFMETSAKSNINIERAFCELAEAILDKTSGRESAENPERVVIDRANSDKAPGYNKCCA; this comes from the exons ATGGCAAAGAAAACGTAcgatttactttttaaacttctACTAATTGGCGATTCCGGCGTTGGAAAGACCTGCATACTATTCCGCTTTTCGGATGATGCATTCACATCAACATTTATATCAACCATAG GAATcgatttcaaaattaaaacagTCGAACTGAGaggcaaaaaaattaaattacaaatatgggACACTGCCGGCCAGGAGAGATTTCACACAATTACCACATCCTACTACCGTGGCGCAATGGGCATAATGCTCGTCTATGACATAACGAACGAGAAAAGTTTCGAGAACATAGTCAAATGGTTACGGAACATAGACGAG CATGCAAATGAGGATGTGGAGAAGATGATATTGGGCAATAAGTGCGATATGGGGGACAAGCGAGTGGTCAGCAAAGAGCGCGGCGAGGCG ATTGCCCGGGAGCATGGTATACGGTTTATGGAAACATCCgccaaatcaaatataaacaTTGAGCGCGCATTTTGTGAACTTGCCGAGGCCATATTGGATAAAACATCTGGACGCGAATCGGCCGAGAATCCCGAAAGGGTGGTCATCGATCGCGCCAATAGCGACAAGGCGCCGGGCTACAACAAGTGTTGTGCGTAA
- the LOC6634427 gene encoding N-acetylglucosamine-6-phosphate deacetylase: MSLKCNPKSVRQLIQFTNCRLVRDHRLIVDDLWVRDGKIINPEPVFYDERSKAHRRIDCGGAIIAPGYIDLQINGGYGVDFSYDKETIEAGVEKVATGLVQNGVTSFCPTLVTSPTDSYHSILPRMPQHIDGGASILGVHAEGPFINPQKKGAHPENCIQTIDNGLDTLRATYGQLERIKIITLAPEQVHDPCVIDQLVASGITVALGHSMASLSDGERAVQHGATLITHLFNAMLPFHHRDPGLVGLLASDAIPPGRTVYFGIIADGVHTHPAALRIAYRTHAEGLILVTDAISALGLEDGVHHIGQLPLEVKRGKAFIAGTDTLCGSIAPMDECVRIFKRATDCSTVYAIEAATLHPARCLRIEREKGTLDFGTDADFILLNDDLHVLSTWIAGVCVHQAASNN, from the exons ATGTCGCTAAAGTGTAATCCGAAAAGTGTGCGACAGTTAATTCAGTTCACCAATTGCCGTCTGGTGCGCGACCATCGGCTGATCGTGGACGATCTGTGGGTGCGAGACGGCAAGATCATCAATCCGGAGCCCGTCTTCTATGATGAGCGCAGCAAGGCGCATCGGCGCATCGATTGCGGCGGCGCCATCATAGCGCCCGGCTACATAGATTTGCAAATCAACg GTGGCTACGGCGTGGACTTCTCGTACGACAAGGAGACAATTGAGGCCGGCGTTGAGAAGGTTGCCACGGGTCTGGTGCAAAATGGCGTCACCTCGTTTTGTCCGACGCTGGTGACGTCACCGACGGACAGCTACCACAGCATATTGCCGCGCATGCCGCAGCACATCGATGGCGGCGCCAGCATATTGGGCGTGCACGCCGAGGGTCCGTTCATCAATCCGCAAAAGAAGGGCGCACATCCGGAGAACTGCATCCAGACCATTGACAAT GGCCTGGACACGCTGCGCGCCACCTACGGCCAGCTGGAGCGGATCAAGATCATAACGCTGGCACCGGAACAGGTGCACGATCCGTGCGTCATCGATCAGCTGGTGGCGTCAGGCATCACCGTCGCCCTCGGCCATTCCATGGCCAGCCTCAGCGACGGCGAACGGGCTGTCCAGCATGGCGCCACACTGATCACGCATCTGTTCAATGCCATGCTGCCGTTCCATCATCGTGATCCCGGTCTGGTTGGCCTGCTCGCCTCGGATGCCATACCGCCGGGTCGCACCGTCTATTTCGGCATCATTGCCGACGGCGTGCACACACATCCGGCCGCGCTGCGCATCGCATATCGCACCCATGCCGAGGGACTTATTCTGGTCACCGATGCCATTTCGGCGCTGGGCCTGGAGGACGGAGTCCATCACATTGGCCAGCTGCCGCTGGAGGTGAAGCGTGGCAAGGCGTTTATAGCCGGCACCGATACGCTCTGCGGCAGCATTGCGCCCATGGACGAGTGTGTGCGCATCTTTAAGCGCGCCACAG ACTGCTCGACGGTATATGCCATTGAGGCGGCCACACTGCATCCGGCGCGCTGTTTGCGCATCGAGCGAGAAAAGGGCACACTGGACTTTGGTACGGATGCTGATTTTATACTGCTCAACGATGACCTACATGTGCTGTCCACCTGGATAGCGGGCGTTTGTGTGCATCAAGCAGCTAGCAACAACTAA
- the LOC6634425 gene encoding uncharacterized protein, giving the protein MDLDWQNSLTEIKDRGQYLLHSEKWADCRFLVGTPPNQRIIAGHKLLLAMASPVFERMFFGNLPDKTDPIIIPDVQPEAFEAMLEYIYTDRITIGSFDKACELCYVAKKYMLPHVVTRCTHFLWADLSPKNACRAYEFAKLFDEPRLMQSSMDLIAANTREVLSDPSFLDIEVSTLMAILDQHRLNIDSELDLFNCLLKFASERGILNENGNDDMASGSGNNNKSGSACTEHPDAAANEIVEEIKMEPDVAAMVQHMHQDEDVDSYKHVSEQATTGNGSACSSPIHASSSCSSSSANANANAAVANDDVVIIDSDASGNANDEMNAAEAAANMINMMDAQRTIMDGAMLRQAVKKIRFLTMTPQQFAEGPARSKLLQQHEALAILIKISSPTLNDCNMPEGFCVSRSTRNFYESSHRQRELNSSYRHAAGCSSSSTNNATNAGFRPDAIARAFAIPQHNQPLFTRQRISVPLNLGAGGMDHVPMQGAGFGFVDEPLALPNNPPSNGDAYEGAPPAPAPAAAAAVPPGNDNEVAVAVASNSHHDMTRSYCMRSMTRQFDYRNTSVTDCGVTFQVDTNIWILGVQVPTQVLCGELMNSAGFAERYTEVLYAHIQDMHGSRITYTHCTARVRYDSHLDITFDRPVYIYRNQIYKIYVVFNKMGWYPMYSCVPDIVRQRVKFMFNVGSPTESVRDGLIYAIIFSTPQDHARHLID; this is encoded by the exons ATGGACCTGGACTGGCAAAACAGTCTAACAGAGATCAAGGATCGCGGCCAGTATCTGTTGCACTCTGAGAAATGGGCCGATTGCCGATTTCTGGTGGGCACTCCGCCAAATCAACGCATCATCGCTGGCCACAAGCTGCTCCTGGCGATGGCATCGCCCGTCTTCGAGCGCATGTTCTTTGGCAATCTGCCGGACAAAACGGATCCGATAATAATACCCGATGTGCAGCCGGAGGCATTCGAGGCCATGCTCGAGTATATCTATACGGATCGGATAACCATCGGCTCCTTCGACAAGGCCTGCGAGCTGTGCTACGTggcaaagaaatatatgcTGCCACATGTGGTCACACGCTGCACGCATTTCCTCTGGGCCGATCTGAGTCCCAAGAATGCGTGTCGCGCCTACGAGTTTGCCAAGCTGTTCGATGAGCCGCGCCTAATGCAGAGCAGCATGGATCTGATAGCGGCCAATACACGGGAAGTGCTCTCCGATCCCAGTTTCCTGGACATTGAGGTGTCCACACTAATGGCCATACTGGATCAGCATCGGCTCAACATTGACTCTGAGCTCGATTTGTTCAATTGCCTGCTGAAATTCGCCAGCGAACGCGGCATATTAAATGAGAATGGCAACGATGATATGGCCAGCGGCAGtgggaacaacaacaagtcggGCTCAGCCTGCACAGAGCATCCGGACGCGGCGGCCAATGAGATTGTCGAGGAGATCAAAATGGAACCCGACGTGGCGGCCATGGTGCAGCACATGCATCAGGACGAGGATGTCGATAGCTACAAGCATGTCAGCGAGCAGGCGACAACGGGCAACGGCTCGGCCTGCAGTTCGCCGATACATGCGTCCAGCTCCTGCAGCTCTTCGTCCGCGAATGCCAATGCGAATGCAGCTGTGGCCAACGACGATGTGGTCATCATTGACAGCGATGCCTCCGGCAATGCCAACGATGAGATGAACGCCGCCGAGGCGGCGGCCAATATGATCAATATGATGGATGCACAGCGCACGATCATGGATGGGGCGATGCTGCGCCAGGCGGTCAAAAAGATACGCTTCCTGACAATGACGCCGCAACAGTTTGCCGAGGGACCGGCACGCTCcaagctgctgcaacagcacGAGGCATTGGCCATACTCATCAAGATCTCCAGTCCCACGCTGAACGACTGCAATATGCCCGAGGGCTTCTGTGTCTCGCGCAGCACGCGCAACTTTTATGAATCATCGCATCGGCAGCGCGAGCTGAACTCCTCGTATCGCCATGCCgccggctgcagcagcagcagcacaaacaaTGCCACAAATGCCGGTTTCCGGCCGGATGCCATAGCGCGCGCCTTTGCCATTCCGCAGCACAATCAGCCGCTCTTCACACGCCAGCGAATCAGTGTGCCGCTCAATCTTGGTGCCGGCGGCATGGATCATGTGCCCATGCAAGGTGCGGGCTTTGGTTTTGTCGATGAGCCGCTCGCCCTGCCCAACAATCCGCCCTCCAACGGCGATGCCTACGAGGGCGCCCCGCCAGCCCcagcgccagcggcagcagctgctgttccgCCTGGCAACGATAACGaggtcgccgtcgccgtcgccagCAACTCGCACCACGACATGACGCGCTCCTACTGCATGCGCTCCATGACACGCCAGTTTGACTATCGCAACACCAGCGTCACCGACTGTGGCGTCACCTTTCAG GTGGACACCAACATTTGGATATTGGGCGTTCAGGTGCCGACGCAGGTGCTTTGCGGCGAACTGATGAATTCGGCCGGCTTTGCTGAGCGCTACACCGAGGTGCTCTATGCGCACATCCAGGATATGCACGGTTCACGAATCACGTATACGCACTGTACGGCGCGGGTGCGCTACGATTCACATTTGGACATCACATTCGATCGCCCCGTTTACATCTATCGCAATCAAATCTACAAGATCTATGTCGTCTTCAATAAGATGGGCTGGTATCCGATGTACTCGTGCGTACCGGACATTGTCCGGCAGCGCGTCAAATTCATGTTTAATGTGGGCAGTCCGACGGAGTCGGTGCGCGACGGCCTCATTTATGCGATCATATTTTCAACGCCGCAGGATCATGCGCGTCATCTGATCGATTGA
- the LOC6634428 gene encoding microtubule-associated protein Jupiter, which translates to MSTKAQDTQGPLAFERDPACPLSAVPSDESEPTADILDIDRPCKDNDIGPVPLDNYTFSESDKHDVCLQSRRDSSTNPERPYSLNNMDSEPDLKEPLGPCGDYVEQSHTPCIKLDNKDNFYSRNPITGSGLNGDGVGGLKPKKLKNREGNPVTGEGYKPGATDFIQPAIKEGSQPMNSNNNGTRVPPGGYSSGLW; encoded by the exons ATGAGCA CAAAAGCTCAGGATACACAAGGACCTCTCGCTTTCGAACGTGATCCGGCTTGTCCGTTATCGGCCGTGCCCAGCGACGAGTCGGAGCCGACAGCTGATATATTGGACATTGATCGGCCCTGCAAAGATAACGATATCGGCCCCGTGCCGCTCGATAACTATACATTTAGCGAGTCGGACAAACACGACGTTTGTCTGCAGAGTCGCCGCGACTCGAGCACCAATCCGGAGCGTCCATACTCGCTGAACAACATGGACTCGGAGCCAGATCTAAAGGAGCCCCTGGGCCCCTGTGGCGATTACGTTGAACAGTCGCATACGCCGTGCATTAAGCTCGATAATAAGGATAACTTCTATTCGCGCAATCCGATAACCGGCTCCGGTTTGAACGGCGATGGTGTTGGCGGTCTCAAGCCAAAGAAGCTCAAGAATCGAG AGGGCAATCCAGTTACTGGAGAGGGTTATAAGCCGGGTGCAACTGATTTTATACAGCCGGCGATTAAAGAGGGCAGCCAGCCAAtgaatagcaacaacaatggtaCTCGTGTTCCACCCGGCGGCTATTCGTCGGGTCTTTGGTAA